A stretch of the Bacillus sp. B-jedd genome encodes the following:
- a CDS encoding endo-alpha-N-acetylgalactosaminidase family protein, with translation MKIKGKKLLAMLLVFILAVPSLPTNLLASAALNTADEIYTEDFSSQDLTGWEKDLGAGRFEVVNGQLEMETDGWVAGSIDYQQYYNTKAPKLKNARLAMDISVKNTAGRFAVVYRHIDAQNYDYIGYDIGGKWIRAEVRNGKKIDKELPVNLNVDNKKFRFSMKYVNENIEVYVDDTQLYNGPHTDNDAGYFGLRTWGYTGNYAFIQVDNIEYEKIRENEKTEDGHYLVSFKDEDHTGGWGKVAGNGTMAYTDQAMNFAANGNTIYADAYSPNLKNGFVEYEVTPKSSGRMGFLFRFNGANDFAGFGYDVGGVWNFITGDDKWGQVGNKALKIGEKNTVRIEFINDNYRLTVNNDEVFNGPINAFSTKSGKAGLRTWGYGSGDTQGQLDLHKMVMGEFAGVTLTPNSMTVRSGDAGLYDINIKISETTNELSKITHEGRVLEAGTEYVLNETSTILTLKKEFIQSLQQETDTKTKVILEYKDGFKAEFPITVLGTPQASEELYVKDFSNDINGINKVNGTGEVGHNKGLDITNGQNLIVIDENAPTYKNTEVEFMFDPKNDSGNFGIVLRYNGPDDWLALGQNGSGANSTSWNLFSPGGQNKQLTQDGNRIYAKRMKPYKVKARIVENVATIYLDNAEIYTGEVSGVSNKAGKVGLRYYGGSGANVSYLSVKEAKFPTRVTNKVDSVEIKSADLTVNVDTDFPTINHYILGGETITGQANKVHEVEVNNTMYTPEVTSVVNENKITYSMKIKEIGVSFDVVLTVENNVLDFRIKNIKDEGQMIYTINFPEHSLVSMESNKENAKLTVNNYREQKNIKLSEAGIADAFQETSIAVLSSDKIAASISNGSIKRRNEVAYQTFVQDGYRSTGIWTNEYLYRGLDNEVIEEPWTKVAITLDRNGDAIVDAIDGAIAYRDDIARKVVGSDTVMRSYNSIAMNVGSNAQYPFLRILDNIKKFNLGTDGFNQNVVVKGYQTEGHDASTGDFNNFSERAGGLEDLLVLLENAKGNNATVGVHINQTEIYPESKHYGDYIASSVPGWSWYDSAYQIIRENDILIENQGMLERLQDLNESTKGLLEMIYVDVFFDTRWPAHEMAEAVNDKLGMALGTEYVDEFTKDSVWAHHIDNRFNAAGNLIRVIHNNDKDIFGNQALFRDASTRNVGINGWQNSVDFNKSTREFFTQVLPNKYLAQYPIMNYETTNKAVLGKDRNVVTEIINGVNHISQDGKKVAEGNKIFIPWTNDGEEEKIYAWSDDGAEKTWDLPNGWEGETEVKLFKLSDQGRKLIETIIVNDGKITIDLDKGTGYTIYKGSVSVDEKSSVDVDWTQGSVVKDAGFNSHAFKDWKKESGSAEFQNNTIGNTHMIINGEEKGIVSQELTGLEVGESYGASVWTLVENGKRAIIRITDGDHVYENYIDKSDVKYGVHHTDKYRTNTQRMGVSFIAQNDTVLLELIGEESGADGKVDFDDVRVRKIGLSDQKGHTFLEDFENVDEGFGPFISTESDNSHLSEANKPYTKDTIDGRYSLKIRYGDHMRTLPQTMRLKANTEYKLSIDYIAYQDGIFNASIKTDDGNETLITKPAVKHPDGENPGTINLEFTTGDYNDYYLDISPRNSGQGEYILDNLILDEMAGEADITALEKKIAEVEGLDETAYTEESWKPFAEALAAARIIASKADATKNEVDEALKALNAAHEGLEKVEEPTDPTDPADKTKLEKKIAKFEGLDGKAYTEESWIKFAAALAAAKDIASKADATQNEVDEALKALKVAHAGLKKAKKPTAPSKPGKPSEPGKPGKPSESGKPSEPGKPGKMVFG, from the coding sequence TTGAAAATAAAAGGAAAGAAACTATTAGCGATGTTGTTAGTGTTTATTCTAGCAGTACCATCCCTTCCAACGAATTTATTGGCAAGTGCGGCACTTAATACCGCAGATGAAATTTATACTGAGGATTTTTCCAGTCAAGATTTAACAGGATGGGAAAAAGATCTTGGTGCAGGCCGTTTTGAAGTTGTTAATGGGCAATTAGAAATGGAAACAGATGGCTGGGTTGCGGGTTCTATTGATTACCAACAGTATTATAATACCAAAGCACCAAAACTCAAGAACGCTCGGTTAGCAATGGATATTAGTGTGAAAAATACCGCTGGACGTTTTGCTGTTGTTTATCGGCATATAGATGCACAAAATTATGACTACATCGGCTACGATATCGGTGGGAAATGGATTCGTGCAGAAGTAAGAAATGGTAAAAAGATTGATAAAGAATTACCGGTTAATTTAAATGTTGATAATAAAAAATTTAGATTTTCTATGAAATATGTTAATGAAAATATAGAAGTTTATGTGGATGATACTCAGTTGTATAATGGCCCACATACCGATAATGATGCAGGTTATTTTGGTTTAAGAACATGGGGTTACACAGGCAATTATGCATTTATACAAGTAGATAATATTGAATATGAAAAAATTCGTGAAAATGAAAAAACAGAAGATGGACATTACTTAGTTTCCTTTAAAGACGAAGATCACACAGGTGGTTGGGGTAAGGTAGCAGGTAATGGAACCATGGCATATACAGACCAAGCGATGAACTTTGCTGCTAATGGAAATACAATTTATGCTGATGCTTATTCACCAAATCTGAAAAATGGATTTGTAGAATATGAAGTTACTCCGAAATCTTCGGGCCGTATGGGGTTTTTGTTCAGATTTAATGGTGCGAATGATTTTGCAGGATTTGGCTATGACGTGGGTGGAGTGTGGAATTTTATTACTGGAGACGACAAATGGGGACAAGTAGGGAATAAAGCATTGAAGATAGGCGAAAAAAATACAGTTAGAATCGAATTTATCAATGATAATTATCGGTTAACTGTAAATAATGATGAAGTCTTTAATGGCCCTATTAATGCTTTTAGTACCAAGTCTGGTAAAGCAGGACTTCGTACATGGGGCTATGGTTCAGGAGATACTCAAGGCCAGCTTGATCTTCATAAAATGGTAATGGGCGAATTTGCTGGGGTAACATTAACCCCTAATTCAATGACAGTCCGTAGTGGAGATGCAGGTTTATATGATATCAATATTAAGATAAGTGAAACGACAAATGAATTATCAAAAATCACCCATGAAGGAAGAGTATTAGAAGCAGGAACAGAGTATGTACTAAATGAGACTTCCACAATTTTAACACTTAAAAAGGAGTTCATTCAATCTCTTCAACAAGAGACAGATACTAAAACGAAAGTGATTTTGGAGTATAAAGATGGATTCAAAGCTGAATTCCCAATTACAGTTTTGGGAACGCCTCAAGCAAGTGAGGAACTTTATGTAAAGGACTTCTCAAATGATATTAATGGAATCAATAAAGTTAACGGTACTGGTGAAGTAGGACATAATAAAGGTTTAGACATTACGAATGGCCAAAACTTAATCGTTATTGATGAAAATGCACCAACATATAAAAACACTGAAGTTGAATTCATGTTTGATCCAAAAAATGATTCAGGTAACTTTGGAATTGTATTACGTTATAACGGCCCAGATGATTGGCTGGCCTTAGGTCAAAATGGATCAGGAGCTAACTCAACCTCATGGAACCTATTTTCACCAGGAGGACAAAACAAACAATTAACACAAGATGGAAACAGAATTTATGCTAAGCGCATGAAACCTTATAAAGTTAAAGCTCGTATTGTTGAAAACGTAGCAACAATTTATCTTGATAATGCTGAGATCTATACTGGAGAAGTAAGTGGAGTTAGTAATAAAGCAGGTAAAGTTGGATTACGTTATTACGGTGGATCAGGGGCTAATGTTTCTTATTTAAGTGTAAAAGAAGCGAAATTTCCTACTCGTGTAACTAACAAAGTCGACTCAGTTGAAATAAAATCAGCAGATTTAACCGTTAATGTAGATACAGACTTCCCAACAATTAACCACTATATTTTAGGTGGAGAAACGATTACTGGACAAGCAAACAAAGTCCACGAGGTAGAAGTAAACAATACGATGTACACACCGGAAGTAACAAGTGTAGTAAATGAAAACAAAATTACTTATTCAATGAAGATTAAGGAAATTGGAGTCTCATTTGATGTTGTATTGACTGTGGAAAATAATGTTCTTGATTTTAGAATTAAGAATATTAAAGATGAAGGACAAATGATTTATACGATTAACTTTCCAGAACATTCTCTTGTATCAATGGAAAGCAATAAGGAGAATGCTAAGTTAACAGTTAATAACTACCGAGAGCAAAAAAATATTAAGTTATCTGAAGCTGGAATTGCAGATGCTTTTCAAGAAACATCAATCGCTGTCTTAAGCTCAGATAAGATTGCAGCGTCAATTTCTAATGGTTCAATTAAACGCAGAAATGAAGTTGCCTATCAAACATTTGTACAAGATGGATATAGATCAACAGGTATTTGGACAAATGAATACTTATATCGCGGTTTAGATAATGAAGTAATTGAAGAACCATGGACTAAAGTAGCAATTACGCTGGACCGCAACGGAGATGCAATAGTTGATGCTATTGACGGTGCCATTGCCTATCGGGATGATATTGCTAGAAAAGTTGTCGGTAGTGATACAGTCATGCGATCTTACAACTCCATTGCCATGAATGTAGGAAGTAACGCGCAATATCCGTTCCTAAGAATTTTAGATAATATTAAGAAATTCAATTTAGGAACAGATGGTTTCAATCAAAATGTTGTTGTTAAAGGCTATCAAACGGAAGGTCACGATGCCTCTACTGGTGATTTTAATAACTTCTCAGAACGCGCAGGCGGACTTGAAGATTTATTAGTATTGCTCGAAAATGCAAAAGGTAATAATGCTACTGTTGGTGTGCATATTAACCAAACAGAAATCTATCCTGAATCAAAGCATTATGGAGATTACATCGCATCCTCTGTACCAGGTTGGTCATGGTATGACAGTGCTTATCAAATTATTCGTGAAAATGATATTCTCATAGAAAATCAAGGTATGCTTGAAAGATTACAGGATTTAAATGAATCAACAAAAGGGCTTTTAGAAATGATTTATGTTGACGTATTCTTCGATACCCGCTGGCCGGCACATGAAATGGCAGAAGCCGTTAATGACAAATTAGGCATGGCACTGGGGACAGAATATGTTGATGAATTTACAAAGGATTCAGTATGGGCTCACCATATCGATAATCGATTTAACGCTGCAGGAAACTTAATCCGAGTTATTCATAATAACGATAAAGATATCTTTGGTAACCAGGCTCTATTTAGAGATGCAAGTACAAGAAACGTTGGAATTAACGGCTGGCAAAACTCTGTTGACTTCAACAAATCAACTCGAGAATTCTTCACACAAGTATTACCGAATAAATATCTTGCTCAATATCCAATCATGAATTACGAAACAACAAATAAAGCTGTTCTTGGAAAAGACAGAAATGTTGTTACAGAAATAATAAACGGAGTTAATCATATATCACAAGATGGTAAAAAAGTAGCAGAAGGAAATAAAATCTTTATCCCATGGACAAATGATGGTGAAGAAGAAAAAATTTATGCCTGGAGTGATGATGGAGCAGAAAAAACATGGGACCTTCCAAACGGTTGGGAAGGTGAAACTGAAGTGAAATTATTTAAACTTAGCGATCAAGGTAGAAAACTAATTGAAACGATTATAGTAAATGATGGCAAAATAACCATAGATTTAGATAAAGGAACAGGGTACACAATCTATAAGGGGTCTGTAAGTGTTGATGAGAAATCAAGTGTTGATGTAGATTGGACCCAAGGTTCAGTTGTAAAAGACGCAGGATTTAACTCCCATGCATTTAAAGACTGGAAAAAGGAGTCAGGGTCAGCTGAATTCCAAAATAACACTATTGGAAATACTCATATGATTATTAATGGTGAAGAAAAAGGAATTGTTTCACAAGAACTCACTGGCTTAGAAGTTGGCGAGTCTTATGGAGCATCCGTATGGACCCTGGTTGAAAACGGAAAACGAGCCATAATTAGAATTACAGATGGCGATCATGTTTACGAAAACTACATCGATAAGAGTGATGTAAAGTATGGTGTTCACCATACAGACAAATATAGAACGAATACACAACGTATGGGCGTTTCGTTTATCGCTCAAAACGATACAGTGTTATTAGAACTTATTGGTGAAGAATCAGGTGCTGATGGAAAAGTTGACTTTGATGATGTTCGTGTTAGAAAAATAGGACTTTCAGATCAAAAAGGTCATACATTCTTAGAAGATTTCGAGAATGTTGATGAAGGATTTGGACCATTCATTAGTACTGAATCAGATAACTCACACCTATCTGAAGCAAATAAACCATATACAAAAGATACAATCGATGGACGCTATTCTTTGAAGATTAGATATGGGGATCATATGAGAACCCTGCCACAAACAATGAGACTTAAAGCCAATACTGAATATAAGTTAAGTATTGACTATATTGCCTACCAAGACGGAATCTTTAATGCCAGTATTAAAACTGATGATGGTAATGAAACGTTAATTACAAAACCGGCAGTTAAACATCCGGATGGAGAAAATCCAGGAACAATTAATCTGGAATTTACAACTGGTGACTACAATGATTACTATCTAGACATATCTCCAAGAAATTCAGGGCAAGGTGAATATATACTAGATAACCTTATTCTTGATGAAATGGCAGGAGAAGCAGATATAACGGCTCTAGAAAAGAAAATAGCCGAGGTTGAGGGCTTAGATGAAACAGCTTATACGGAAGAAAGCTGGAAACCATTCGCTGAGGCATTGGCAGCAGCAAGAATCATTGCTTCAAAAGCTGATGCAACGAAGAATGAAGTCGATGAGGCACTTAAGGCATTGAACGCAGCTCATGAAGGGTTGGAAAAAGTGGAAGAGCCAACAGACCCAACAGACCCAGCAGATAAAACAAAATTAGAAAAGAAAATAGCTAAGTTTGAGGGTTTAGACGGAAAAGCTTATACGGAAGAAAGCTGGATTAAATTCGCAGCGGCATTGGCAGCAGCAAAAGATATTGCTTCTAAAGCTGATGCAACGCAGAATGAAGTCGATGAGGCACTTAAAGCATTAAAAGTAGCTCATGCAGGATTGAAAAAAGCGAAAAAGCCAACAGCCCCAAGTAAACCAGGTAAACCGAGTGAACCAGGTAAACCAGGTAAACCAAGTGAATCAGGTAAACCAAGTGAACCGGGTAAACCCGGAAAAATGGTGTTCGGATAA
- a CDS encoding asparaginase → MNAEVLVEESRAGLIENVHIGMICGVNERLETTFHVGDDHHYTYYRSAAKPIQALPVFLSDIITKYGLSREEAALFTASHRGEPYHIAALESMLKKLPVHEDELFCPCSYPLNAKPREDMIWANKEKRRLYHNCAGKHMGFVSVCREFGYPVEGYWEVDHPLQQQILMILSSLSELSISEIVVGKDGCGVPVFAIPLKNMAATYLKLACPDLIDDSLLQKAVRDMTSVMNEYPLMVASDKFICSALLQDQNIVAKGGAQGVYCFGLRNQRIGFALKVLNGSEEVWPNIVASILEQIDYDNKDTIARLRAMKPSVIMNDSGEVVGEITEKFSLIPLKSF, encoded by the coding sequence ATGAATGCAGAAGTCTTAGTGGAAGAATCAAGAGCAGGCTTAATTGAAAATGTTCATATCGGAATGATTTGCGGGGTAAACGAACGACTTGAAACGACTTTCCATGTCGGGGATGATCATCACTATACTTATTACCGGTCTGCCGCCAAGCCAATTCAAGCATTGCCTGTGTTTTTATCAGACATCATAACGAAATATGGGTTGTCGCGTGAAGAAGCTGCTTTGTTTACAGCGTCACACAGAGGGGAGCCTTACCATATTGCTGCCCTTGAATCCATGCTAAAGAAGTTGCCAGTTCATGAGGATGAACTATTTTGCCCATGTTCTTATCCCTTAAATGCTAAGCCAAGGGAAGATATGATTTGGGCAAATAAAGAGAAGAGAAGGCTTTATCATAATTGTGCGGGAAAGCATATGGGGTTTGTTTCCGTATGCCGCGAATTTGGCTATCCGGTTGAAGGATATTGGGAAGTAGACCACCCCCTTCAACAGCAAATTCTGATGATTCTCTCATCCTTATCGGAATTATCCATTTCTGAGATTGTTGTAGGAAAAGATGGCTGCGGTGTACCTGTTTTTGCGATCCCGCTTAAAAATATGGCCGCCACTTATTTAAAATTAGCCTGCCCTGATTTAATTGATGATTCATTGTTGCAAAAGGCGGTGAGGGATATGACCTCGGTGATGAACGAATACCCTTTGATGGTTGCTTCAGATAAATTTATCTGCTCCGCCCTGCTTCAGGATCAGAACATTGTTGCGAAAGGGGGAGCGCAGGGTGTCTACTGCTTTGGTTTAAGAAATCAAAGAATTGGATTTGCCCTAAAAGTTTTAAATGGTTCAGAAGAGGTTTGGCCAAATATTGTTGCATCTATATTAGAGCAAATTGATTACGACAACAAAGATACCATTGCTAGATTAAGAGCTATGAAACCATCTGTGATTATGAATGATTCCGGTGAAGTAGTTGGGGAAATTACGGAAAAATTTTCACTGATTCCATTAAAAAGTTTTTAA
- a CDS encoding M14 family zinc carboxypeptidase: protein MLKASSKNTKLKVFLTSVLIICLAFPTVFAAANDSAAGQVPFVKTPGTFPIVEVTVTGVEALEALFAEELDLDIFGYDHDGDEFTVTIQIHNDELEYFEKNNISYEVVDDGTWIFEKPSTKGGKSAKSVMNASAEGQPIPGLPERANASPTVNSPLPLPITAPIEPDAVFDPTGVSFNARWGFPDRLGYRTVTEFYAEMNYLAAKYPELVKLHEYGVSFEGVPLRALEISNNPGGNDGRPTTLHQAGNHAREYNTSELAMNLGWYLLTKYGKAGHEEVTKLLDTTSVWILPMTNPDGVHWDMRNSPGSWRYNRNNYAGTEHNPDGTIIGGVDLNRNYAYGWGSINGSQSFFGQGNFRGGAPLSEPEIMAVSEVLRSNMVVSSLSGHSFPNGNGQLVVYPWAFVLNTFSYDDNREFPIQITDTVSVKDLGRRQGNYNLYSDEFTNGMYAYSGESLDYKLGALRTLGFLYEFGRTLLPKYTGADQYYAVAPYKDQYFEEPREFLLTYPTAANAVGAGAPSADISAQVVFLNAPYDGGYGRSRFTTVEQVNALGTELDGKILVTTRANANNDNAAIAIAAQNLGAVGVIMVDENAFPHGYGYRHFNPNLGNGTTAGVNRPADVSIPVAGTSKPYVRELNERIGSGKLTIKSTTTNQESMVWTFERNIGAFMENMSFAVEFSSHIKGKITDKAGRLVPEATLKLEKEVVSPLIEGNTGLNEEATRDRITQSGEFRQQQTAVYEAKGGLYDWSVTPSKQLDNPLVHGTPIVDEGYTITVSAPGKESVTKKNVKIPSYQSTIELDFELLSLPKETKASAFVTKLKGSQNDLTITVTEKYTDGYVNVVTETIRINNNATGTYEVGDNMVYVDTKGDTQIRECYVVE from the coding sequence GTGTTGAAGGCATCTAGTAAAAACACAAAGTTAAAAGTGTTTTTAACTTCTGTATTGATCATTTGTTTGGCTTTCCCTACGGTGTTTGCTGCTGCTAATGATTCTGCCGCGGGGCAAGTGCCGTTTGTTAAAACGCCCGGGACTTTTCCCATCGTTGAGGTAACGGTTACAGGGGTGGAGGCGCTGGAAGCTTTGTTTGCCGAGGAACTGGATCTTGACATCTTCGGGTATGACCATGACGGCGACGAATTTACGGTGACTATTCAGATTCATAATGATGAGTTGGAGTATTTTGAGAAGAACAATATTTCCTACGAGGTCGTTGATGACGGGACATGGATATTTGAAAAACCATCAACGAAAGGCGGTAAGAGTGCGAAGAGCGTTATGAACGCTAGTGCGGAAGGGCAGCCGATTCCGGGCCTTCCGGAAAGGGCAAACGCAAGCCCTACTGTGAATTCCCCTCTTCCTCTTCCAATCACCGCCCCCATTGAACCTGATGCAGTGTTCGATCCGACAGGCGTTTCGTTTAATGCACGGTGGGGATTCCCGGACCGTCTCGGCTACCGGACGGTGACTGAGTTCTATGCTGAAATGAACTACTTGGCCGCTAAGTATCCTGAGCTTGTTAAACTGCATGAGTATGGCGTGTCGTTTGAAGGGGTGCCACTAAGGGCGCTGGAAATCAGTAATAATCCCGGCGGCAATGATGGAAGGCCTACCACGTTGCATCAAGCAGGCAACCACGCCAGGGAGTATAACACTAGTGAGCTTGCTATGAATCTGGGCTGGTATCTGCTTACTAAGTACGGTAAAGCGGGGCATGAGGAAGTAACAAAACTTCTCGACACGACCTCCGTCTGGATTTTGCCTATGACAAACCCTGACGGTGTCCATTGGGATATGCGCAATAGCCCGGGATCCTGGCGCTATAATAGGAACAATTATGCGGGAACAGAACATAACCCGGATGGCACGATAATCGGCGGCGTTGATCTGAACAGAAACTATGCTTACGGCTGGGGCAGTATCAACGGTTCGCAAAGCTTTTTTGGGCAGGGGAACTTCCGCGGCGGGGCGCCTTTAAGCGAGCCTGAAATCATGGCCGTCAGCGAGGTTTTAAGATCTAATATGGTTGTCTCATCCCTTAGCGGTCACTCTTTCCCAAATGGGAATGGGCAGCTAGTCGTCTACCCTTGGGCCTTCGTTCTCAACACTTTTAGCTATGATGATAACCGGGAGTTTCCTATTCAAATTACCGATACGGTAAGTGTCAAAGATTTAGGTCGCAGGCAGGGCAACTATAATCTTTATTCGGATGAATTCACGAACGGAATGTACGCCTACAGTGGTGAAAGCTTGGATTATAAGTTAGGCGCCCTAAGGACTTTGGGTTTCCTGTATGAGTTTGGCAGGACCCTTTTGCCCAAATACACTGGCGCGGACCAGTATTATGCCGTAGCGCCATATAAGGATCAATATTTCGAAGAGCCAAGAGAGTTCCTACTGACTTATCCTACAGCGGCTAATGCGGTAGGAGCAGGCGCTCCCTCAGCCGACATCAGTGCCCAGGTTGTCTTTTTGAATGCACCGTATGACGGAGGTTATGGGAGGAGCCGCTTTACGACGGTCGAGCAAGTCAATGCGCTCGGCACCGAGTTGGACGGTAAAATTCTGGTGACCACGAGAGCGAACGCAAACAATGATAATGCGGCGATAGCCATTGCCGCACAAAACCTCGGTGCGGTTGGTGTGATCATGGTTGATGAAAATGCTTTCCCGCATGGCTATGGATACCGCCATTTTAATCCGAACCTCGGGAACGGCACTACGGCAGGCGTCAATCGGCCCGCTGATGTCAGTATCCCGGTCGCGGGCACTTCCAAGCCGTATGTTAGGGAACTGAACGAGAGGATAGGTTCCGGCAAATTGACGATCAAAAGCACTACGACTAACCAGGAGTCGATGGTGTGGACGTTTGAAAGAAATATCGGCGCATTTATGGAGAATATGTCCTTTGCTGTAGAATTTTCCTCGCACATCAAAGGCAAGATTACTGACAAAGCAGGCCGGCTAGTCCCAGAAGCTACTCTTAAACTGGAAAAGGAAGTAGTCAGCCCGCTTATTGAAGGCAATACCGGCCTCAATGAGGAGGCAACGAGGGATCGTATTACTCAGAGCGGCGAATTTAGGCAACAGCAGACGGCTGTTTACGAGGCAAAAGGCGGGTTATACGACTGGTCGGTTACGCCTTCCAAGCAGTTAGACAACCCGCTGGTACATGGAACGCCAATCGTTGACGAAGGATATACCATTACCGTCTCGGCGCCCGGCAAAGAAAGTGTCACCAAGAAAAATGTGAAAATTCCATCCTATCAGTCGACCATTGAATTAGACTTTGAACTGCTGAGTTTGCCGAAAGAGACTAAAGCATCAGCTTTCGTAACGAAACTCAAGGGCAGCCAGAACGACCTTACGATAACCGTTACGGAAAAGTATACCGATGGGTACGTCAATGTTGTTACAGAAACGATCAGGATCAACAACAACGCCACCGGTACTTATGAAGTTGGCGATAATATGGTCTACGTGGACACCAAGGGCGATACCCAAATACGTGAGTGCTATGTAGTTGAATAG
- a CDS encoding restriction endonuclease, whose amino-acid sequence MKFLITLLVLINIGIFLYFRWREEKSAKLIAQRITSTLELKRTMAMGLYLRFNYPKEMKKDESTDFSSGTSLFLKQAPLDFEDFVAAVLKSRYGGDVYVTSPSGDFGVDIEHTTEKGLFLGQTKAYKDDVGYEPIAILHSNIVKRNAKGGYLITTASYTKAAQSYAEGLNIELIDGVELVDLWLEAMGSTAYSLSNELI is encoded by the coding sequence ATGAAATTTCTAATTACGCTTCTTGTTCTTATTAACATCGGTATTTTTCTTTATTTCAGATGGAGAGAAGAGAAATCAGCAAAACTGATTGCACAAAGAATAACTTCTACACTTGAGTTAAAAAGAACGATGGCGATGGGACTTTATTTAAGATTTAATTATCCTAAGGAAATGAAGAAAGACGAATCAACTGATTTTTCCAGTGGTACGAGTCTATTCTTAAAACAAGCACCTCTCGATTTTGAGGATTTTGTAGCGGCAGTATTGAAATCACGGTACGGAGGAGACGTGTATGTTACTAGTCCATCTGGGGATTTCGGAGTAGATATTGAACACACCACCGAAAAGGGGCTGTTTCTGGGACAGACTAAAGCCTACAAGGACGATGTTGGATATGAACCAATCGCTATCCTCCATTCCAATATTGTAAAGAGAAACGCGAAAGGCGGCTATTTGATCACAACCGCGAGTTATACCAAAGCAGCTCAATCATACGCAGAGGGGTTAAATATTGAACTGATTGATGGAGTTGAACTTGTAGACCTGTGGCTGGAAGCGATGGGAAGCACGGCTTACTCCTTATCAAATGAATTAATTTGA
- a CDS encoding copper homeostasis protein CutC — MTRIAEICCGSLEDAIHAQNAGADRIELNNAMYLLGLTPSIGTIKQVVNNCTVPIVVMVRPRPGGFFYNEYEFRTMLTDIEAIMNFDVEGIAFGCLDDNCHIDIEKNKKIIDKIHQYNRDAIFHRAFDCVKDPYQSMEVLIDLGVKRVLTSGLKNTAMEGIDLLKKLQDQYGDKIEILAGGGVSATNSSILMNKTGIMQYHSSCKSWRKDATTISNVSFAFADPPHEEEYNIVDFDLATRFVKAIKEY; from the coding sequence ATGACAAGAATTGCAGAAATATGCTGTGGGAGTTTAGAAGATGCGATACATGCTCAAAATGCAGGAGCAGATCGTATAGAACTTAATAATGCCATGTACTTGCTGGGATTAACTCCATCGATTGGAACGATAAAGCAGGTCGTAAATAATTGTACAGTTCCCATTGTAGTTATGGTCAGACCGCGTCCGGGTGGATTTTTCTATAATGAGTATGAATTTAGAACCATGTTAACAGATATTGAAGCTATCATGAACTTTGATGTGGAAGGAATTGCATTTGGCTGCTTAGATGATAATTGCCATATTGATATAGAAAAGAACAAGAAGATAATAGACAAGATTCATCAGTATAATAGAGATGCTATTTTTCATAGGGCCTTCGATTGCGTTAAGGATCCTTATCAATCAATGGAAGTTCTGATTGACTTAGGGGTAAAAAGAGTTCTGACAAGCGGTTTGAAAAATACAGCAATGGAAGGAATAGACCTATTAAAGAAATTGCAAGACCAATATGGAGATAAAATAGAAATATTAGCCGGTGGCGGAGTCAGTGCTACCAATTCATCCATATTGATGAATAAAACTGGCATCATGCAGTACCATAGTTCTTGTAAGAGTTGGAGAAAAGATGCGACCACCATCAGCAATGTTTCGTTTGCGTTTGCAGACCCTCCCCATGAAGAGGAATATAATATCGTGGATTTTGATCTCGCCACCCGTTTCGTAAAAGCAATAAAAGAGTACTAG